The following proteins are encoded in a genomic region of Coffea eugenioides isolate CCC68of chromosome 6, Ceug_1.0, whole genome shotgun sequence:
- the LOC113775726 gene encoding LOW QUALITY PROTEIN: auxin-responsive protein SAUR76-like (The sequence of the model RefSeq protein was modified relative to this genomic sequence to represent the inferred CDS: inserted 2 bases in 1 codon), giving the protein MAKAGKLTKLKSVLKKMQSFKLGRANGSPIAAANSCSDDENAVSNQERXYVGKAPISSDVITRPVHGLTDCIRVGCEVVLFEHLLWMLENADPQPESLDELVEFYAC; this is encoded by the exons ATGGCCAAAGCTGGCAAACTCACCAAGCTCAAGTCAGTCCTAAAGAAAATGCAGTCTTTCAAACTTGGGAGGGCCAATGGCAGCCCCATTGCCGCCGCCAACAGTTGCTCCGACGATGAAAACGCTGTATCCAACCAAGAACG CTACGTAGGCAAGGCGCCGATAAGCTCCGACGTCATCACCCGACCGGTCCATGGACTGACTGACTGCATTAGAGTCGGCTGTGAAGTTGTGCTGTTTGAGCATTTGCTTTGGATGCTGGAAAATGCTGATCCTCAGCCGGAGTCGTTGGACGAGCTGGTCGAGTTTTATGCTTGTTAA
- the LOC113775465 gene encoding uncharacterized protein LOC113775465, translating into MEDHGGSKVTGIRQIVRLKEFLQKWQNVTLGTKDGDASNTQCDNNQSRGGISPAISRRLMSCNVYCDSDEDGCASPEPPHDVPKGYLAVYVGPELRRFIIPTRYLSDPLFKVLLEKVEEEFGFDHSGGLTIPCETETFKYLLKCMETHQRDQAEAEHNHDDAAGTSSPVEE; encoded by the exons ATGGAAGACCATGGAGGAAGCAAGGTAACTGGAATCAGACAAATTGTTAGACTCAAGGAATTCCTCCAAAAGTGGCAAAATGTCACACTTGGAACGAAGGATGGTGATGCTAGTAATACGCAATGCGACAACAATCAAAGCCGCGGAGGAATTTCACCTGCAATATCTAGGAGGCTGATGAGTTGCAATGTCTACTGTGATTCCGATGAGGATGGTTGCGCGAGTCCTGAACCACCCCACGATGTCCCCAAAGGATACTTGGCTGTTTATGTTGGCCCTGAGCTTCGGAGGTTCATCATTCCCACTCGCTATCTTAGTGATCCATTATTTAAGGTGCTGCTAGAAAAGGTTGAGGAGGAGTTTGGTTTTGATCATAGCGGCGGCCTCACTATCCCGTGCGAGACTGAGACCTTCAAGTACCTCCTGAAATGCATGGAAACTCATCAGAGAGATCAGGCTGAGGCTGAACACAACCATGATGATGCAG CTGGAACATCATCTCCTGTTGAGGAGTGA